A region of Anolis carolinensis isolate JA03-04 unplaced genomic scaffold, rAnoCar3.1.pri scaffold_7, whole genome shotgun sequence DNA encodes the following proteins:
- the smg8 gene encoding nonsense-mediated mRNA decay factor SMG8, translating to MVVLAAASSSWSGPVGLQELLVLGGKGGGEGKEEEEEVCVVGVFGKSALQLSSEKAALVNTVCDRQIFPLFQGQARAPPEGGAEHKEETSSSSSSSSSSSSSFSASSSSSSSSQGDYNLLQAYYSQDCKVLYLVLTSICDSHQLLQACKDLEGRAPGAGLGAHPPHAEAHEFWKHQEKLHCLSLLYLFSVCHILLMVHPTCSFDITYDRVFRALDGLRQKVLPSLKAAIKDCPVGKDWKLNCRPCPPRLLFLFQLNGALKVEPPPGRGQEMCSHPEKPPPKKHSPKRRLQHALEDQIYRIFRKSRVLTNQSINCLFTVPANQAFVYIVAGGAQEGDDPIAVLLDQLRSNCTTRESESSSLLAGPRRYHMMRHGRQQLSFHVESSSSNSSSGQLVDCTLKEFLFQHVELVLGKKGFDDSVGRNPQPSHFELPTYQKWVATALKLYEVAIEGKDSGDASSLTGELTSKIMGSIKVLEGYLDIDTKFSENRCQKALPMAHSAYQSNLPHNYTMTVHKNQLAQALRVYSQHARGPAFHKYALQLHEDCYKFWSNGHQLCEERSLTDQHCVHKFHLLPKSGEKPEPDRNPPVLYHNSRARSTGACNCGRKQAPRDDPFDIKAANYDFYQLLEEKCCGKLDHVNFPIFQPSTPDPAPAKNEVSPSPPEGEAEKLKEKEPQTQGESTSLSLALSLGQSTDSLGTYPADPQGGGNNTEAHGQAADSKGEKRPSLVDRQASTVEYLPGMLHSNCPKGLLPKFSSWSLVKLGPAKAYNFHSGLDQQGFILGTNYLMPWDIVIRTRTEEEGDLDTNSWPAPNKAVPGKRSSVVMGRGRRRDDVARAFVGFEYEDARGRRFMCSGPEKIMKVMGGGPKESALKALNSDMPLYILSSNPGRGLKPHYAQLMRLFVVVPDAPLQITLTPQVQPGPPPCPVFYPEKQEITLPPDGLWVLRFPYAYVTERGPCFPPKENQQLMSYKVIRGILKAVIQ from the exons ATGGTGGTGTTGGCGGCGGCGTCGTCGTCGTGGTCGGGCCCGGTGGGCTTGCAGGAGCTGCTGGTGCTGGGCGGCAAGGGCGGCGgcgaggggaaggaggaggaggaggaggtgtgcGTGGTGGGCGTCTTCGGCAAGAGCGCCCTGCAGCTCAGCTCCGAGAAGGCGGCGCTGGTGAACACCGTCTGCGACAGGCAGATCTTCCCGCTCTTCCAGGGCCAGGCCAGAGCGCCCCCTGAAGGCGGGGCAGAGCACAAAGAGGagacttcttcctcctcttcctcctcctcctcctcctcttcctccttctctgcttcctcttcctcctcctcctcctcgcaggGCGACTACAACCTCCTCCAGGCCTACTACAGCCAGGACTGCAAGGTGCTCTACCTGGTGCTGACTTCCATCTGCGACAGCCACCAGCTCCTCCAAGCCTGCAAGGATCTGGAGGGCCGGGCGCCCGGGGCCGGGCTGGGTGCCCACCCGCCCCACGCCGAGGCCCACGAGTTCTGGAAGCACCAGGAGAAGCTGCACTGCCTCAGCCTGCTCTACCTCTTCTCCGTCTGCCACATCCTGCTCATGGTGCACCCCACTTGCTCCTTCGACATCACCTACGACCGCGTCTTCCGCGCCCTGGACGGCCTGCGACAGAAGGTGCTGCCCTCCCTCAAGGCCGCCATCAAGGACTGCCCCGTCGGGAAGGACTGGAAGCTCAACTGCCGGCCCTGCCCGCCacgcctcctcttcctcttccagcTCAACGGGGCCCTCAAG gtggaGCCGCCGCCGGGCCGAGGGCAGGAGATGTGCAGCCACCCGGAGAAGCCCCCGCCAAAGAAGCACTCCCCCAAGCGCCGTCTCCAGCACGCCTTGGAGGACCAGATCTATCGTATCTTCCGCAAGAGCCGGGTGCTGACCAACCAGAGTATCAACTGCCTCTTCACCGTCCCAGCCAACCAAGCTTTTGTCTATATTGTTGCCGGAGGAGCCCAAGAAGGGGACGACCCCATTGCGGTGTTGCTGGACCAGCTGAGGAGCAACTGCACCACCCGGGAGAGCGAATCCTCCTCCCTGCTCGCCGGGCCGAGGAGGTACCACATGATGAGGCACGGGAGGCAGCAGTTGTCCTTCCACGtcgagagcagcagcagcaacagctccTCCGGACAGCTGGTGGACTGCACCTTGAAAGAATTTCTCTTCCAACACGTGGAACTGGTCCTTGGCAAGAAAGGCTTCGATGACAGCGTGGGGAGGAATCCCCAGCCATCCCACTTTGAGCTGCCGACCTACCAGAAGTGGGTGGCCACGGCACTGAAGTTGTACGAAGTGGCCATCGAAGGCAAGGACAGTGGCGACGCTTCTTCTCTCACTGGGGAGCTGACATCCAAGATCATGGGGAGCATCAAAGTCTTGGAAGGCTACCTCGACATTGACACCAAGTTCTCCGAGAACCGGTGCCAGAAGGCTCTCCCGATGGCTCACAGCGCCTACCAATCCAACCTGCCTCACAACTATACCATGACGGTCCACAAGAACCAGCTGGCACAGGCCTTGCGGGTGTACAGCCAACACGCCCGGGGTCCAGCTTTTCACAAGTATGCCCTCCAACTACATGAAGATTGCTACAAGTTTTGGAGCAACGGGCACCAGCTGTGTGAAGAAAGGAGCCTAACGGATCAGCACTGTGTACATAAGTTTCACTTGTTGCCCAAATCGG GAGAAAAACCTGAGCCTGATAGAAACCCTCCAGTGTTGTATCACAACAGCCGGGCTCGCTCCACTGGCGCCTGCAACTGTGGGAGGAAGCAAGCACCCCGGGATGACCCTTTTGACATCAAAGCAGCAAATTATGATTTCTACCAG CTCTTAGAAGAGAAATGCTGTGGGAAACTGGACCACGTCAACTTTCCCATCTTTCAGCCAAGCACACCGGATCCAGCGCCAGCCAAAAATGAGGTGTCTCCCAGCCCTCCTGAAGGGGAAGCTGAGAAACTAAAGGAAAAGGAGCCACAGACTCAGGGGGAAAGCACCAGTCTGAGCTTAGCTCTCAGTTTGGGCCAGTCCACAGATAGTTTGGGGACCTATCCTGCAGACCCACAAGGAGGAGGGAACAATACAGAGGCTCATGGGCAAGCAGCAGACTCTAAAGGGGAGAAGAGACCGAGCTTGGTAGACCGCCAGGCCTCGACTGTCGAGTATCTGCCTGGGATGCTTCACTCCAATTGCCCCAAGGGCCTTCTGCCCAAGTTTTCCAGTTGGTCCCTGGTGAAGCTTGGTCCGGCCAAGGCATACAACTTTCACTCCGGCTTAGACCAACAAGGCTTCATTCTAGGAacaaactacttaatgccttggGACATTGTCATCCGGACACGGACTGAAGAGGAAGGGGACCTGGATACGAATTCCTGGCCGGCTCCCAACAAGGCTGTCCCAGGAAAAAGGAGCTCGGTTGTCATGGGACGAGGGAGGCGGCGGGACGACGTGGCTCGGGCCTTTGTGGGCTTTGAGTATGAAGACGCCCGCGGCCGGAGGTTCATGTGTTCGGGACCCGAGAAGATCATGAAGGTGATGGGAGGAGGGCCAAAGGAATCGGCCCTCAAAGCCCTCAATTCCGACATGCCCCTGTATATCCTGTCGTCGAATCCTGGACGAGGGCTGAAGCCGCACTATGCTCAGCTGATGAGGCTCTTTGTGGTTGTTCCTGATGCTCCACTCCAGATCACACTTACGCCACAG GTCCAACCAGGGCCACCTCCTTGTCCTGTTTTCTATCCCGAGAAACAAGAAATAACTCTTCCGCCTGATGGACTCTGGGTCCTCCGATTCCCTTATGCTTACGTGACTGAACGTGGGCCTTGCTTCCCTCCAAAAGAAAACCAGCAGCTGATGAGTTACAAAGTCATACGAGGAATACTCAAGGCCGTCATACAATAG